The Ciconia boyciana chromosome 32, ASM3463844v1, whole genome shotgun sequence genome includes a window with the following:
- the EPO gene encoding erythropoietin, producing the protein MGAAGLCALVLMLLGVPGRPDGPPSLCDPRVMERFILEARDAERGLAGCGPCDLPEAVAVPDPGVNFNNWQRMDAGARAREVGGGQAVLVAAVLRARELLPDPRLRPTLDRAYRGARSLARLLRGSPSRYGGLGVLGAGGGPPSRPPVLQVRTLARLLGVHSSFLRGKVRLFLADACRR; encoded by the exons ATGGGGGCGGCGG ggctgtgTGCGCTGGTGCTGATGCtgttgggggtcccggggcgcCCCGACGGCCCCCCCTCGCTCTGCGACCCCCGAGTGATGGAGAGGTTCATCCTGGAGGCCCGCGACGCCGAGAGGGGGCTg GCTGGCTGCGGCCCCTGTGACCTGCCCGAGGCGGTGGCCGTCCCCGACCCCGGCGTCAACTTCAACAACTGGCAGCGGATGGAC gcgggggcgcgggcgcgcgaggtggggggggggcaggcggTGCTGGTGGCCGCCGTCCTGCGGGCACGGGAGCTGCTGCCGGACCCCCGCCTGCGCCCCACCCTCGACCGGGCCTACAGGGGGGCCCGCAGCCTGGCCCGCCTGCTGCGGGGGTCCCCGTCCCGGtacggggggctgggggtcctgggggccggggggg gacccccgagCCGACCCCCCGTGCTGCAGGTGCGGACCCTGGCCCGGCTGCTGGGGGTGCACAGCAGCTTCCTCCGCGGGAAGGTCCGGCTCTTCCTCGCCGATGCCTGTCGCCGATGA